The Verrucomicrobiota bacterium genome has a window encoding:
- a CDS encoding NYN domain-containing protein, protein MNTHDSNATMAVFLDLENIALGARDAHYPRFDIQKILERLLVKGHIVVKKAYCDFDRYKEFKRDLHEAAFELIEIPHVRQSGKNSADIRMVVDALDLCYTKSHVDTFVIISGDSDFSPLVSKLRENAKTVIGAGVKNSTSDLFINNCDEFLYYDDMVRAKPSKARQKAAASPPAAKPAEGENKGPSLEKAFDLVAETLEALTEERDEDETVWGSMIKQAIKRRNPGFNERAYGFRSFNELLLEAQKRGLVKLEADEKSGGYTVHAVN, encoded by the coding sequence ATGAATACACACGATTCCAATGCCACCATGGCGGTCTTTCTCGATCTTGAAAATATCGCGCTGGGCGCGCGCGACGCGCATTACCCGCGGTTCGATATTCAGAAAATTCTCGAACGCCTCCTCGTCAAAGGCCACATCGTCGTCAAAAAGGCGTACTGCGATTTCGATCGCTACAAGGAATTCAAACGCGACCTGCACGAAGCCGCCTTTGAACTCATCGAGATTCCCCATGTGCGGCAGTCCGGCAAGAACTCCGCCGACATCCGCATGGTGGTCGATGCGCTCGACCTCTGCTACACCAAGAGCCATGTCGATACGTTCGTGATCATCAGTGGCGACTCGGATTTCTCGCCGCTCGTCAGCAAATTGCGCGAGAACGCCAAAACCGTGATCGGCGCCGGCGTCAAAAATTCGACGTCGGATTTGTTCATCAATAATTGCGACGAATTCCTGTACTACGACGACATGGTGCGCGCCAAGCCCTCCAAAGCGCGGCAAAAAGCCGCGGCGAGCCCCCCGGCGGCGAAGCCCGCGGAAGGGGAGAATAAAGGACCTTCTCTCGAAAAGGCGTTCGACCTGGTCGCCGAAACTCTGGAAGCTCTCACCGAGGAACGCGACGAAGATGAAACGGTTTGGGGTTCCATGATCAAACAGGCTATCAAACGCCGCAATCCCGGTTTCAACGAGCGCGCCTACGGATTTCGTTCCTTCAACGAACTGCTCTTGGAGGCGCAGAAGCGCGGTCTCGTGAAGCTGGAAGCCGACGAGAAATCCGGCGGTTACACGGTGCACGCGGTGAATTGA
- a CDS encoding CRTAC1 family protein — protein sequence MSQPFDRAACIPAPKEADKRLKDWWVENPWQINIQGKSLSGYERNRLLLNSKGETFYDVSALTAADSEGDGRSVVAVDFTGDGMEDLLVRQAGGGPLLLFENRFPKTHWLRVSLRGTKSNRLGIGARLVAKVGGQQIVRELYPVNGFKAQGPAHVHLGLGNATKVDQLTVVWPSGLQQEFADLASDRAILLTEGSSQVLPGISPSPQRAQAK from the coding sequence GTGTCACAGCCTTTCGATCGCGCGGCGTGCATCCCAGCCCCGAAGGAAGCCGACAAACGGCTCAAGGATTGGTGGGTGGAAAATCCCTGGCAAATCAACATCCAGGGCAAAAGCTTGAGCGGTTACGAGCGGAACCGCCTGCTTTTGAACTCGAAAGGAGAAACGTTTTACGATGTCTCCGCGCTCACTGCAGCCGACAGTGAAGGGGACGGGCGCTCGGTCGTGGCGGTCGATTTCACGGGCGACGGGATGGAGGACTTGCTGGTTCGACAGGCAGGCGGCGGACCGCTGCTCCTTTTTGAGAATCGATTTCCCAAAACACACTGGCTGCGCGTGTCGTTGCGTGGAACAAAGAGCAATAGGCTTGGCATCGGCGCGCGGTTGGTCGCGAAAGTTGGCGGACAACAAATTGTCCGCGAGCTTTATCCGGTAAATGGATTCAAGGCGCAAGGACCAGCGCACGTTCACCTGGGACTCGGTAATGCGACCAAAGTGGATCAACTCACCGTGGTCTGGCCCAGCGGATTGCAGCAGGAATTCGCCGACCTCGCGAGCGACCGCGCGATTCTGCTGACCGAGGGCAGTTCGCAAGTCCTACCCGGCATCAGCCCCTCTCCTCAGCGAGCTCAAGCAAAGTAG
- a CDS encoding VCBS repeat-containing protein, which yields MTLVLAFSALPKAFCAENAVKPRSAASKSVAEELPLAEPERVYLADIEHRALTLSKRGFPAFKTALRENDLAKVVQFFPASFQGRTLDLAKGASPASTALTVRRAAAKEQSSVDARQVSREQFASYLFGFIKRFDRDLQLEMKLLELAPVRREDLSGAWRGNANLRFYGRYPGGKPAEIFLKLGIDFARIADVDAIASDSGWIQSMRVIEGYEASADRDLFAEVGKERGIDADLLWDNWRNPVEKATIVGGGVYLADVDNDGWDDVLITDINGVFLFKRMQDGHFVEMAEKSGLPHKLHSVVNAIFGDFDQDGWPDLILDNRVFRNRGGGRFDEITRQCNLRFGSLAYLVGYTVGDFDKDGLIDIYVARSYGPKGRYGKNSWIDGPGGPGNQLWRNLGNWKFEDVSDRANARAGRRSCFTASWLDANNDSFPDLYVINEFGGGILLVNTGKGSFTEQPLIKGDLGDFGSMGLAAADINNDGYIDIYTANMYSKSGQRIVGNLAPDAYAPDVMAKMKQFFPGSELYRNLGGSRFERAGEALRVRAVGWAYGPTFFDADNDGFLDIYVTSGFASINKEEPDG from the coding sequence TTGACTCTGGTCTTGGCGTTCAGCGCCTTGCCAAAAGCTTTTTGCGCCGAGAACGCGGTCAAGCCACGCTCCGCAGCCAGCAAGAGCGTCGCCGAGGAACTTCCACTCGCGGAGCCGGAGCGCGTCTATCTCGCGGATATCGAACATCGCGCCCTGACTCTGTCCAAGAGAGGATTTCCTGCGTTCAAAACCGCGCTGCGCGAGAACGACCTCGCGAAAGTCGTTCAATTCTTCCCGGCCTCCTTCCAGGGCCGAACTCTCGACCTGGCAAAGGGAGCAAGCCCGGCCAGCACCGCGCTGACGGTCCGTCGCGCCGCAGCCAAGGAACAATCCTCCGTGGACGCGCGGCAGGTTTCTCGCGAGCAATTCGCCTCGTATTTGTTCGGCTTTATCAAACGGTTCGATCGCGACCTGCAGCTTGAAATGAAGCTCCTTGAGCTGGCTCCCGTCCGCCGGGAGGATCTGTCTGGTGCCTGGCGAGGCAATGCGAACCTGCGCTTTTATGGCCGCTATCCGGGCGGCAAACCGGCGGAAATCTTCCTGAAGCTCGGTATCGATTTTGCCCGCATCGCGGACGTCGATGCCATTGCCTCGGATTCGGGCTGGATTCAATCCATGCGCGTCATAGAAGGCTATGAGGCATCCGCCGACCGCGACTTGTTTGCCGAGGTCGGCAAGGAGCGCGGCATCGACGCCGACCTGCTCTGGGACAACTGGAGGAATCCGGTCGAGAAGGCGACGATCGTAGGCGGCGGCGTTTATCTGGCGGACGTGGACAACGACGGCTGGGACGACGTGCTGATCACGGACATTAACGGAGTCTTCTTGTTCAAGCGAATGCAGGACGGCCATTTCGTGGAGATGGCGGAGAAGTCCGGCCTGCCTCACAAGTTGCATTCCGTGGTCAACGCCATTTTCGGCGACTTCGATCAGGACGGCTGGCCCGATTTGATTCTCGACAATCGCGTTTTCCGGAACCGAGGCGGTGGCCGCTTCGATGAGATCACGCGGCAATGCAATCTCCGATTCGGCAGCCTGGCTTATCTCGTTGGCTACACCGTTGGCGATTTTGACAAGGACGGATTGATCGATATCTACGTGGCTCGCAGTTATGGACCGAAAGGCCGCTACGGCAAGAATTCATGGATCGACGGTCCGGGCGGGCCGGGCAACCAGCTCTGGCGGAACCTGGGCAACTGGAAGTTCGAGGATGTGTCCGACCGCGCCAACGCGCGAGCCGGCCGCCGCTCGTGCTTCACGGCGTCGTGGTTGGACGCGAACAACGATAGTTTTCCCGATCTTTACGTCATCAATGAATTCGGCGGCGGGATTCTCCTGGTCAACACCGGCAAAGGAAGCTTCACCGAGCAGCCGTTGATCAAAGGTGATCTCGGCGATTTCGGTTCCATGGGGCTGGCGGCCGCAGATATCAACAACGATGGTTACATCGATATCTACACCGCCAACATGTACAGCAAGTCCGGGCAGCGGATTGTGGGCAATCTCGCGCCGGACGCGTACGCGCCGGACGTCATGGCGAAAATGAAACAGTTTTTCCCCGGCAGCGAGTTGTATCGGAATCTGGGCGGTTCGAGATTCGAGCGGGCCGGCGAGGCGCTGCGCGTTCGGGCCGTCGGCTGGGCTTATGGCCCGACGTTTTTCGACGCGGACAACGACGGGTTTCTCGACATTTACGTGACGAGCGGTTTCGCCAGCATAAACAAAGAAGAACCGGACGGGTGA
- a CDS encoding tetratricopeptide repeat protein, with product MTRHPKLSLSLAALLAGCAVFVVWISSKRTRSNDAIAAKPQGPVTFNKHIAPILFSHCSSCHRPNQAAPFPLLTFHDAQKRAKQIADVTQRRIMPPWLPEPGVGDFLGARNLQSEQIELIQRWVAQGAVEGEPSDLPSPPTWTEGWSLGEPDLIVQMPEAHTLPAEGQDVYRNFAIPIPIANSRFVRGIEFRPGNLKVVHHAFIRFDPTPESRRLDALDAAPGFGGIHLPVSAQSPDGHFLSWQPGKVAAKPVEGLAWKLEQGSDLVLQMHLQPAGKPESVQSSVGFYFTDKPPTSTPFKIRLTSFDIDIPAGADSYTVKDSYVLPVDAEVLAVLPHAHYLGKKIQSYATLPNGAKQWLLLIREWNFNWQGDYRYAKPVALPRGTTLTIEFVYDNSLGNPRNPNQPPRRVQYGLQSSDEMAELWLQVTLRDAKDRETLARDYQHKVARETVAYNTYLLRSNPKDGRAQTELAKAMMSERRFDEAFRYLRAAVENAPDFDEAHYFLGSLLRTQKKLAEAKVAFGNALRANPQNFKAHGNLGLIHLEQGQLNEAESHFRSALAINPNDTISRESLEEILKARGAKRTR from the coding sequence ATGACTCGACACCCCAAGCTTTCGCTTTCGCTCGCCGCGTTGCTCGCCGGGTGTGCCGTTTTTGTGGTTTGGATTAGTTCAAAACGGACGCGATCCAACGACGCCATCGCGGCCAAGCCGCAAGGTCCGGTGACCTTCAACAAACACATCGCTCCGATCCTTTTCAGTCACTGTTCCAGTTGCCATCGCCCGAACCAGGCCGCGCCCTTTCCGCTCCTGACCTTTCACGATGCGCAGAAGCGGGCCAAACAAATTGCCGATGTCACGCAGCGCCGCATCATGCCGCCGTGGCTGCCCGAACCTGGCGTTGGTGATTTCCTCGGTGCGCGCAATCTTCAGTCCGAGCAGATTGAATTGATTCAGCGATGGGTCGCCCAAGGCGCGGTTGAAGGAGAGCCTTCGGATCTTCCGAGCCCTCCGACCTGGACTGAAGGTTGGAGCCTGGGCGAACCCGATTTGATCGTGCAAATGCCAGAAGCCCACACGCTGCCGGCGGAAGGCCAGGATGTTTATCGCAACTTCGCCATTCCGATTCCGATCGCGAATTCTCGTTTTGTCCGAGGGATCGAATTCCGCCCCGGGAACCTCAAAGTCGTCCATCACGCGTTTATCCGGTTTGATCCAACGCCTGAATCGCGGCGTCTGGATGCGCTGGACGCCGCTCCCGGTTTTGGCGGGATTCACCTTCCGGTCAGCGCGCAGAGTCCCGACGGCCATTTCCTGAGCTGGCAGCCTGGCAAGGTCGCCGCCAAACCCGTCGAAGGGCTGGCCTGGAAACTGGAGCAGGGCTCGGATTTGGTGCTGCAAATGCACCTGCAACCCGCGGGCAAGCCCGAGTCGGTTCAATCCTCGGTCGGCTTCTATTTCACGGACAAACCGCCCACCAGCACGCCTTTCAAAATCCGGCTGACTTCCTTCGACATCGACATTCCTGCCGGAGCAGATTCCTACACCGTCAAAGACAGTTATGTATTGCCGGTGGACGCCGAGGTTCTTGCCGTGCTGCCGCACGCGCATTACCTCGGCAAGAAAATCCAGAGCTATGCGACGTTGCCGAACGGCGCCAAACAGTGGCTCCTGCTGATCCGCGAATGGAACTTCAACTGGCAAGGGGATTATCGGTACGCCAAACCGGTCGCCTTGCCCAGGGGCACGACTCTGACCATCGAGTTCGTGTACGACAATTCGTTGGGAAATCCACGCAACCCGAACCAGCCGCCCCGGCGCGTTCAGTATGGACTGCAATCCTCGGACGAAATGGCTGAGCTCTGGCTGCAAGTCACGCTCCGCGATGCGAAGGACCGGGAAACACTGGCGCGTGATTACCAGCACAAAGTCGCCCGGGAGACCGTCGCCTATAATACCTATTTGCTGCGCTCGAATCCAAAAGACGGCCGGGCCCAGACCGAACTGGCCAAAGCGATGATGTCGGAGCGGAGATTTGACGAGGCTTTCCGTTATCTGCGCGCCGCTGTCGAGAACGCGCCCGACTTCGACGAGGCCCATTACTTCCTTGGATCGCTTCTGCGCACCCAGAAGAAACTGGCAGAGGCCAAAGTGGCCTTTGGAAACGCGCTTCGAGCCAATCCGCAGAACTTCAAAGCGCACGGGAACCTGGGGTTGATTCACCTGGAACAAGGCCAACTCAATGAAGCAGAAAGTCACTTTCGAAGTGCGCTCGCGATCAATCCCAACGACACGATCTCCCGCGAGAGCCTGGAAGAGATTCTGAAAGCCAGGGGAGCCAAGAGAACACGGTGA